The sequence TTGCAGAGAAACCAGAGGTTGCGCCCATGCCAACTGCTTCGGGACGGGCAAATGTGTGGCCAACCCGGTTCGTTCTTGGCAAGGGATTGCTGCCACCAAAGCCCACATCACGAACACAAGGATCGTGCTCATTATGTAAACCGGCAGAGCCAAACCGGTTGATTCGCCGCCGCGAGGGGCGGCGAGGTTCGCTGACATGGCCTGAATCTGTTTCGCGGATGACCAAGATTTGGCCACGGACCAGGACAAAGAGCTGAAGTTCCTCCCGTTCCGATCCTTGTTATTCGCGGCGGCGGCCCCGCCGCGTCGGCCGAAAGACCATGATCTCTCCGCCGATTTGCCGTGAACGTTCCCGTTGCCGGCGTTCTCCTTGTCGTCGAGAAGCAAAGATGCCAACAAAGTGGTGAGCGCCTTCCGAGCCCGCCTCACCTGTCCTTCCCCGATCGGACTCTGCTGCAACGCCGTCACAGCGATCTGCGCCAGTTTCTGCCAGTGGCGAACAAGCTCCACGCCGTGAGTGACGGCGTTGCAGACATCAAGCGCCTTGATCGATCTTTCCAGGAGATCAGGGATCAAGCGATCCAGCGGAGGCCGCGTAAACTGAGTCGTATCACGACCCGACACGAGAACCGCCTTGAATTCGGCCTCGCAGCAAAGGAAGGC comes from Henckelia pumila isolate YLH828 chromosome 4, ASM3356847v2, whole genome shotgun sequence and encodes:
- the LOC140866102 gene encoding protein ROH1A, with protein sequence MPTADNQGSFLNLISIRRNQVTAMDNDQELEDLELFQKNVADLFSGLFAAASEDQPSSAKSAAETTDSPMTEKAICIPPLLSISWFRNLLDAFLCCEAEFKAVLVSGRDTTQFTRPPLDRLIPDLLERSIKALDVCNAVTHGVELVRHWQKLAQIAVTALQQSPIGEGQVRRARKALTTLLASLLLDDKENAGNGNVHGKSAERSWSFGRRGGAAAANNKDRNGRNFSSLSWSVAKSWSSAKQIQAMSANLAAPRGGESTGLALPVYIMSTILVFVMWALVAAIPCQERTGLATHLPVPKQLAWAQPLVSLQDKIGEDWKKKEKKGNAGLLEEVQRMEKLAQSLVEFSDSFVFPMEEEKAASVASQVAELAEICEKMEEGLGPLQQQVREVFHRIVRSRAEVLDVLDPVSKLSTPVPY